The following coding sequences are from one Aethina tumida isolate Nest 87 chromosome 2, icAetTumi1.1, whole genome shotgun sequence window:
- the LOC109603783 gene encoding PAN2-PAN3 deadenylation complex subunit pan3, producing MDWVSHNHSRPNSTVLSSQLARATHANEFVPRVLNSSASASPNIFNSTYPPVTSSPLLKKHDESDTPDSTSPPLTDTSSLHDKGNMPPYQENVGGTTYFYQYPGGAVDSIANTSSETIVTSNSSLPAEYNVYTGKQEQSFFIYDDLRNDILNRNVLTLLQPDPQQYPDLPQEVDNYHELFPLEPINNSMHKTHLGHQSASMYKATHIKSGLHYCLRRIPSFRLQNTKCMSYVELWKKLSHSNIVQLKEVFTTKAFGDNSMIFVYDFHPGSETLLNKHFSPDQPGYSDPFSDTTTPRPYSYQKNNLLRHQQNNKLPEPLIWNYIIQLTSALRLIHSSALACRSLDPTKIIINSKNRLRLSCLGMMDVILSETNASINHVALMQHYQQEDLTALGKLVLALACKSTMAVQRENISTALEMVNRSYTSDLRHLIMYLLSSNQRRSVSDLMPMIGARFYTQLDNLHNHIEMLDHELCKEVQNGRLFRLMAKLATINERPEFNMDAAWSETGDRYMLKLFRDYVFHQVSEDGRPWLDMAHIIQCLNKLDTGVPEKICLMSRDEQSILVVSYTELKHCLEQSFHEIASQSTPLIPDLDDKL from the exons ATGGATTGGGTTTCTCATAATCATTCCCGTCCAAATTCAACGGTCCTGTCTTCGCAGCTAGCCAGAGCGA CCCACGCCAACGAATTCGTGCCGAGAGTATTGAATTCGAGCGCGTCTGCATCGCCGAACATCTTCAACAGCACATATCCCCCCGTGACGAGTTCACCGTTGCTCAAGAAACACGATGAGTCGGACACCCCCGATTCTACATCGCCGCCACTTACCGACACCTCCAGTCTCCACGACAAGGGGAACATGCCCCCTTACCAGGAGAATGTTGGTGGAACCACATACTTTTACCAGTATCCGGGCGGTGCAGTAGACTCGATCGCGAACACCAGTTCCGAAACGATCGTGACAAGCAATTCCAGTCTGCCCGCCGAATATAACGTATACACCGGTAAGCAAGAACAATCGTTTTTTATCTATGACGACCTACGTAATGACATCCTGAACCGCAACGTCCTGACGTTGTTGCAACCGGACCCCCAGCAATACCCGGATCTGCCACAAGAAGTTGACAATTATCACGAACTGTTCCCGTTAGAACCGATCAACAATTCAATGCACAAAACCCATTTAGGTCACCAGTCCGCGTCCATGTACAAAGCCACACACATTAAAAGCGGTTTGCATTATTGTTTGAGACGGATCCCCTCATTCAGGCTGCAGAACACCAAATGCATGAGCTATGTGGAACTATGGAAGAAACTGTCACATTCCAATATTGTACAATTGAAGGAAGTGTTCACCACCAAGGCGTTTGGTGACAATTCCATGATATTCGTGTACGATTTCCATCCTGGCTCTGAAACGTTGCTCAACAAGCACTTTTCACCTGATCAACCAGGGTACAGTGACCCATTTTCGGACACCACAACCCCACGGCCGTACAGCTATCAAAAGAATAATTTGTTAAGGCACCAACAGAACAACAAACTACCTGAACCCCTCATATGGAATTACATAATTCAGTTAACGTCGGCGTTAAGGTTGATTCATTCCAGCGCGTTGGCTTGTAGGAGTCTAGACCCTACTAAGATCATAATCAATTCGAAAAACAGACTAAGATTGAGCTGCTTGGGGATGATGGACGTGATATTAAGCGAGACAAACGCTTCCATAAATCATGTGGCGCTGATGCAGCACTACCAACAAGAAGATTTAACGGCCCTAGGCAAATTGGTGCTGGCATTAGCCTGCAAGTCCACCATGGCCGTGCAGAGAGAAAACATATCCACAGCCTTGGAGATGGTCAATCGCTCTTACACCTCGGACCTGCGTCATCTGATCATGTACCTCTTGTCGTCCAACCAACGACGAAGCGTCTCAGATTTGATGCCGATGATCGGGGCCAGATTCTACACGCAACTCGACAACTTGCACAACCACATCGAAATGCTCGACCACGAACTGTGCAAGGAAGTGCAGAATGGGCGGTTGTTCAGATTGATGGCGAAACTGGCGACGATTAATGAACGACCGGAGTTCAACATGGACGCGGCCTGGAGCGAAACTGGCGACCGGTATATGCTAAAACTGTTCAGGGACTACGTGTTCCATCAGGTGAGCGAGGACGGCAGACCGTGGTTGGATATGGCGCACATCATCCAGTGTCTGAACAAATTGGACACTGGCGTGCCTGAGAAGATCTGTCTGATGTCGCGCGATGAACAAAGCATCCTGGTCGTCAGTTACACTGAACTCAAGCATTGTTTGGAACAATCGTTCCACGAGATCGCCAGTCAGTCGACGCCGCTGATTCCCGACTTAGACGACAAGTTGTAG
- the LOC109603785 gene encoding ubiquitin-conjugating enzyme E2 W: MTGMAPSERRLRKELMSLIKEPPPGVSVDSDIAEQNLLIWVINMDGAAGTLYEGEQFQLQFKFSDKYPFESPEVTFVGNNIPIHPHVYSNGHICLSILTDDWSPALSVQSVCLSIVSMLSSCKEKQRPPDNSFYVKTCNKNPKKTKWWYHDDSV, encoded by the exons ATGACTGGAATGGCACCATCTGAg AGAAGACTCCGAAAGGAGTTAATGTCTTTAATCAAAGAACCACCACCTGGAGTATCTGTGGATTCAGATATTGCAgaacaaaatttactaat atgggtGATAAATATGGACGGCGCCGCAGGCACTTTGTACGAGGGCGAACAGTTCCAGCTCCAGTTCAAGTTCAGTGACAAGTACCCCTTCGAATCGCCCGAAGTCACGTTCGTCGGCAACAACATTCCTATACATCCGCACGTTTATAGCAACGGGCACATTTGTCTGTCCATACTGACCGACGACTGGTCGCCCGCGCTATCTGTTCAATCCGTCTGTCTTTCGATCGTATCGATGCTCAGCAGCTGCAAAGAAAAG CAAAGACCTCCAGATAATTCCTTTTACGTTAAGACGTGCaacaaaaatccaaagaaaACTAAATGGTGGTATCATG ATGATTCTGTATGA
- the LOC109603772 gene encoding sodium-coupled monocarboxylate transporter 1 — protein sequence MENFTQWISTTAIPDVVRHVSFSWYDYILFSVMLLLSSVIGIYFGCFGNKQSTAVEYLMGGKQMKVIPIAISLVASHTSGITLLALPADIYKFGASYWLGCISMLLLIFVTIYVYLPVFYQLGITSTYEYLERRFDNRVRQCASGLFALSLFVYLPIVTYIPALAFSAASGVSVHLITPLVCGVCIFYTTIGGLKAVVWTDTLQFTITIGAMFTVFFLGINQANGITTVWNKALEGQRLDIFNFDPNPTTRDSFWAIIIGLTVHWIGHTSVNQGCVQKFLAVATWAEAKKSVAYYCLGMIVVKTVCVLQGLIMYTMYSDCDPFTTKHITNKDQLLPYYVMDVAQKIPGLSGLFIAGVFCAALSTLSANLNCLAGTIYEDFLSTILTKHNSHKTAGYILKLIVIVAGIISTLMVYIVEHLGGLLALSIGLGSVAHGPVLGMFTLGMLFPRANSKGAFWGAITSVVCMLVIIFGGKYYEQMGMIHHPGLPLSVDGCDFPVNTTITSALNNTIMNGTSTNGQPLFFFRFSFYYNTLIGTIISMVVGLIISYATEKDEKEVDRSVLSPVVHFLLPKDKNCDKNGYYSVDKALELVINETDIVKK from the exons ATGGAGAACTTTACCCAATGGATTTCCACGACTGCAATACCGGATGTTGTGAGACATGTCTCGTTTTCCTGGTACGATTACATCCTATTCAGCGTGATGTTATTATTGAGCAGCGTTATCGGGATTTATTTCGGTTGTTTCGGGAACAAACAATCGACAGCCGTGGAATATTTGATGGGTGGGAAACAGATGAAAGTGATTCCCATTGCAATTTCACTAGTTGCcag tcacACTTCTGGAATAACTCTTCTGGCCCTTCCTGctgatatttacaaatttggaGCTAGCTATTGGTTGGGCTGCATATCGATGTTGCTTTTAATCTTTGTGACAATCTACGTTTATCTTCCGGTCTTTTATCAACTGGGAATCACCAGTACATACGAATATTTGGAAAGAAGGTTTGATAATCGTGTTAGACAATGTGCTTCTGGATTGTTTGCATTATCTTTGTTTGTATATTTACCGATTGTCACTTACATTCCTGCATTAGCCTTTTCAGcag CTTCTGGGGTGAGTGTGCATTTAATCACTCCTTTGGTTTGTGGAGTTTGCATTTTCTACACAACAATTGGAGGACTTAAAGCTGTAGTTTGGACTGACACTCTGCAGTTTACTATAACTATTGGTGCCATGTTTACCGTTTTCTTCTTGGGAATAAACCAAGCAAATGGTATCACAACAGTTTGGAATAAAGCTCTTGAGGGCCAAAGACTAGATATATTCAA CTTCGATCCCAATCCTACTACGAGAGATTCATTTTGGGCTATAATAATTGGACTTACAGTTCATTGGATCGGACACACAAGCGTTAACCAAGGATGTGTTCAGAAGTTTTTGGCTGTAGCTACTTGGGCTGAAGCAAAGAA atcAGTTGCCTATTACTGTTTGGGAATGATAGTGGTTAAAACAGTGTGTGTGTTACAAGGTTTAATCATGTACACAATGTACTCCGACTGTGATCCATTTACAACAAAACACATCACTAATAAAGATCAACTTTTGCCATACTATGTTATGGATGTTGCACAAAAAATTCCTGGACTTTCAGGACTATTTATCGCTGGAGTTTTCTGTGCAGCTCTCAG cACTTTATCAGCAAACTTAAACTGCCTGGCAGGAACAATCTACGAAGATTTTTTGAGCacaattttgacaaaacataACTCCCATAAAACAGCAGGTTACATCCTGAAACTCATAGTTATAGTAGCAGGAATTATAAGCACTCTGATGGTTTACATCGTGGAACATCTCGGGGGACTGTTGGCTTTATCCATAGGTTTGGGTAGTGTTGCACACGGTCCAGTACTGGGGATGTTTACTTTGGGAATGTTATTCCCACGTGCAAACagcaaa GGTGCATTTTGGGGTGCGATTACCTCTGTAGTCTGCATGTTAGTGATAATTTTTGGAGGAAAATATTACGAACAAATGGGAATGATTCACCATCCTGGCTTGCCTCTCTCTGTTGACGGTTGTGATTTTCCAGTCAACACAACTATTACTTCAGCTCTCAACAATACCat TATGAATGGTACATCGACAAATGGTCAACCATTGTTCTTCTTCAGATTCTCTTTCTATTATAACACACTTATCGGCACTATAATTTCAATGGTCGTCGGATTGATAATAAGTTACGCGACTGAAAAGGATGAAAAAGAAGTCGACAGATCAGTACTGAGTCCAGTTGTACACTTTTTGTTGCccaaagataaaaattgtgataaaaacGGTTACTACAGTGTTGATAAAGCTTTGGAATTAGTCATTAATGAGACTgacattgttaaaaaataa
- the LOC109603781 gene encoding sodium-coupled monocarboxylate transporter 2 isoform X2, with product MLRKISALYHFHGVYFGCFGDKQSSAKEYLLGGKEMSVIPVSISLVASHISGLTLLAVPADVYAYGAGYGLLPFALVIVYFLTVYVYLPVFYNLQVTSLYEYLERRFDYNSRILASFLFTVAMLMYLPIVIYIPALALSAATGVNVHFITPVVCGVCIFYTTIGGLKAVVWTDTIQFTVTIGSLLTVFFMGLKSAGGFGQVWDRASIGQRLSIPLGLDLTERDSYIAIILGFAITWLSFSAVNQGCVQKFLSLPTYGKAKLSVVLFIMGMSIVTLFSVFTGLIMYAKYYQCDPFTSKAIKKHDQILPYYVLDVAGSIPGLPGLFIAGIFCAALSTLSATLNCMAGTIYEDFLVKLLPEHTEKTTASILKLIVLITGIVCTALVYVIEMFESVLPTAFTFGGITGGPTVALFTMGMLMPHIKGKAAYYGSIFGLIVMAYIGFTAQYYKTTRAIYIPTKPLSIEGCFVNNTEEFMNIIATTASYNSSSSSSIILNTVNATTRIPKQEVFALFRISHYYFTIVGCLISMIAALIISCFEKDKKPADKNLISPLVHFLLPPEHCSLDVKYKDVKEALASVTTGAEKD from the exons ATGCTGCGAAAAATTTCGGCACTGTATCATTTTCATG GCGTTTATTTCGGTTGTTTCGGCGACAAACAATCATCAGCAAAAGAGTATTTGTTAGGTGGCAAAGAAATGTCCGTGATACCAGTCTCAATATCCCTTGTTGCAAg TCACATTTCAGGACTGACACTCCTGGCGGTTCCCGCAGATGTCTACGCTTACGGTGCGGGATACGGCCTGCTTCCTTTCGCCCTTGTCATAGTCTACTTCTTGACCGTTTACGTGTACCTGCCCGTTTTCTATAATCTGCAAGTAACTAGTTTGTACGAATATTTGGAACGGCGGTTCGATTACAATAGCAGGATTCTGGCATCGTTTCTTTTTACCGTTGCCATGTTGATGTACCTGCCAATCGTGATTTACATTCCCGCTTTGGCTTTATCGGCAG CGACTGGAGTAAACGTACATTTTATCACACCTGTGGTTTGTGGCGTGTGTATTTTTTACACAACGATCGGCGGTTTAAAAGCGGTGGTCTGGACCGACACAATTCAATTCACCGTCACAATCGGTTCGTTACtgactgtattttttatgggaCTTAAATCTGCTGGTGGTTTCGGACAAGTTTGGGATAGAGCATCAATTGGACAACGATTATCGATTCC actGGGTTTGGACCTGACTGAAAGAGATTCTTACATTGCGATAATTTTAGGATTTGCCATTACTTGGTTGTCTTTTAGTGCTGTAAATCAAGGATGCGTTCAAAAATTCCTATCACTTCCGACTTATGGCAAAGCCAAACT TTCTGTCGTTTTATTCATAATGGGAATGTCTATTGTAACGCTTTTCAGCGTATTTACAGGTTTGATAATGTACGCGAAATATTACCAGTGCGATCCATTTACATCAAAAGCGATCAAAAAACATGACCAAATCCTTCCTTACTATGTTCTAGATGTTGCAGGATCAATTCCCGGTCTACCAGGGCTTTTCATTGCAGGAATATTTTGTGCTGCCTTAAG tACATTATCAGCAACATTAAATTGTATGGCGGGAACGATATATGAAGATTTTCTGGTGAAACTATTACCTGAGCACACCGAAAAAACAACAGCCAGTATTCTAAAgcttatagttttaattactgGGATTGTTTGCACTGCTTTAGTTTATGTTATTGAAATGTTCGAAAGCGTTTTACCCACTGCATTTACTTTTGGAGGAATAACTGGGGGACCGACTGTTGCACTGTTCACTATGGGAATGTTGATGCCACATATCAAGGGAAAA GCGGCCTATTACGGATCGATTTTTGGATTGATCGTAATGGCATATATCGGATTTACTGCTCAGTATTATAAGACAACGCGGGCAATTTACATACCTACCAAACCGTTGTCTATTGAAGGGTGTTTTGTGAATAACACAGAAGAGTTTATGAACATAATCGCCACAACTGCTTCATACAATTCTTCTTCATCGTCTTCAATCATTCTAAACACTGTTAATGCTACTACACG aATACCAAAACAAGAAGTTTTCGCTCTTTTCAGAATAAGCCACTACTACTTTACAATCGTTGGATGCTTAATTTCAATGATTGCAGCACTTATAATAAGTTGCTTCGAGAAGGATAAAAAACCAgcggataaaaatttaatttctcctTTGGTACATTTTCTGTTGCCTCCAGAACATTGCTCTTTGGATGTAAAATACAAGGATGTGAAAGAAGCTCTAGCATCTGTTACAACTGGTGCCGAAAAAGATtga
- the LOC109603781 gene encoding sodium-coupled monocarboxylate transporter 2 isoform X1, which yields MNTTVANVVTMLSTLVPDAAKNFGTVSFSWYDYLLFSFMLLISAFIGVYFGCFGDKQSSAKEYLLGGKEMSVIPVSISLVASHISGLTLLAVPADVYAYGAGYGLLPFALVIVYFLTVYVYLPVFYNLQVTSLYEYLERRFDYNSRILASFLFTVAMLMYLPIVIYIPALALSAATGVNVHFITPVVCGVCIFYTTIGGLKAVVWTDTIQFTVTIGSLLTVFFMGLKSAGGFGQVWDRASIGQRLSIPLGLDLTERDSYIAIILGFAITWLSFSAVNQGCVQKFLSLPTYGKAKLSVVLFIMGMSIVTLFSVFTGLIMYAKYYQCDPFTSKAIKKHDQILPYYVLDVAGSIPGLPGLFIAGIFCAALSTLSATLNCMAGTIYEDFLVKLLPEHTEKTTASILKLIVLITGIVCTALVYVIEMFESVLPTAFTFGGITGGPTVALFTMGMLMPHIKGKAAYYGSIFGLIVMAYIGFTAQYYKTTRAIYIPTKPLSIEGCFVNNTEEFMNIIATTASYNSSSSSSIILNTVNATTRIPKQEVFALFRISHYYFTIVGCLISMIAALIISCFEKDKKPADKNLISPLVHFLLPPEHCSLDVKYKDVKEALASVTTGAEKD from the exons ATGAACACAACGGTGGCGAACGTTGTGACAATGTTGTCAACACTAGTGCCGGATGCTGCGAAAAATTTCGGCACTGTATCATTTTCATGGTACGACTATCTACTCTTTTCCTTCATGCTGTTGATCAGCGCTTTTATAGGCGTTTATTTCGGTTGTTTCGGCGACAAACAATCATCAGCAAAAGAGTATTTGTTAGGTGGCAAAGAAATGTCCGTGATACCAGTCTCAATATCCCTTGTTGCAAg TCACATTTCAGGACTGACACTCCTGGCGGTTCCCGCAGATGTCTACGCTTACGGTGCGGGATACGGCCTGCTTCCTTTCGCCCTTGTCATAGTCTACTTCTTGACCGTTTACGTGTACCTGCCCGTTTTCTATAATCTGCAAGTAACTAGTTTGTACGAATATTTGGAACGGCGGTTCGATTACAATAGCAGGATTCTGGCATCGTTTCTTTTTACCGTTGCCATGTTGATGTACCTGCCAATCGTGATTTACATTCCCGCTTTGGCTTTATCGGCAG CGACTGGAGTAAACGTACATTTTATCACACCTGTGGTTTGTGGCGTGTGTATTTTTTACACAACGATCGGCGGTTTAAAAGCGGTGGTCTGGACCGACACAATTCAATTCACCGTCACAATCGGTTCGTTACtgactgtattttttatgggaCTTAAATCTGCTGGTGGTTTCGGACAAGTTTGGGATAGAGCATCAATTGGACAACGATTATCGATTCC actGGGTTTGGACCTGACTGAAAGAGATTCTTACATTGCGATAATTTTAGGATTTGCCATTACTTGGTTGTCTTTTAGTGCTGTAAATCAAGGATGCGTTCAAAAATTCCTATCACTTCCGACTTATGGCAAAGCCAAACT TTCTGTCGTTTTATTCATAATGGGAATGTCTATTGTAACGCTTTTCAGCGTATTTACAGGTTTGATAATGTACGCGAAATATTACCAGTGCGATCCATTTACATCAAAAGCGATCAAAAAACATGACCAAATCCTTCCTTACTATGTTCTAGATGTTGCAGGATCAATTCCCGGTCTACCAGGGCTTTTCATTGCAGGAATATTTTGTGCTGCCTTAAG tACATTATCAGCAACATTAAATTGTATGGCGGGAACGATATATGAAGATTTTCTGGTGAAACTATTACCTGAGCACACCGAAAAAACAACAGCCAGTATTCTAAAgcttatagttttaattactgGGATTGTTTGCACTGCTTTAGTTTATGTTATTGAAATGTTCGAAAGCGTTTTACCCACTGCATTTACTTTTGGAGGAATAACTGGGGGACCGACTGTTGCACTGTTCACTATGGGAATGTTGATGCCACATATCAAGGGAAAA GCGGCCTATTACGGATCGATTTTTGGATTGATCGTAATGGCATATATCGGATTTACTGCTCAGTATTATAAGACAACGCGGGCAATTTACATACCTACCAAACCGTTGTCTATTGAAGGGTGTTTTGTGAATAACACAGAAGAGTTTATGAACATAATCGCCACAACTGCTTCATACAATTCTTCTTCATCGTCTTCAATCATTCTAAACACTGTTAATGCTACTACACG aATACCAAAACAAGAAGTTTTCGCTCTTTTCAGAATAAGCCACTACTACTTTACAATCGTTGGATGCTTAATTTCAATGATTGCAGCACTTATAATAAGTTGCTTCGAGAAGGATAAAAAACCAgcggataaaaatttaatttctcctTTGGTACATTTTCTGTTGCCTCCAGAACATTGCTCTTTGGATGTAAAATACAAGGATGTGAAAGAAGCTCTAGCATCTGTTACAACTGGTGCCGAAAAAGATtga